A portion of the Tiliqua scincoides isolate rTilSci1 chromosome 3, rTilSci1.hap2, whole genome shotgun sequence genome contains these proteins:
- the C3H10orf88 gene encoding ATPase PAAT isoform X2, with protein sequence MAGSGGLMLAPPEGDAPVAGEALVGSPRISAACSWECRAGLASVLRLVPEEEFGGRELLGAPQNGENVVVLDGQLNCDNTAPCLLYLHCDPHGSEEIIGLGIVSEARNMEVYIGEEYYATGRGEKVFTIQNDSQNDQVTLYKKYLKLECSTASCKIKLLSISEKQRVLISKIVIEVKSACTKSGPDLPVLGSGIDLDKVQTIMESMGSKLSPGAQQLLDMVRTQQKNGLPFGGKLQNILGRQGFVHGNNHTIDGLYKAVNFGRVDHLPSALTPLKPGSASGTVLEDLKMYSDMNKQIPSTETISELPGLHTPQHSVVLPQKDFKDLVSSFLQEQANENPNTPSSTLLLPFLQTVCGQVNSLRIDEKNKNYENNSVSEDGEISTVGVEQQPICLYLEKIISKNMEQMEKRLMDYIDLRMKKLQERLDIKISAIMDLAQNSKNAS encoded by the exons ATGGCGGGCAGCGGCGGCCTGATGTTGGCCCCGCCAGAGGGAGACGCGCCTGTGGCGGGTGAGGCCCTGGTCGGCAGCCCGCGGATCTCCGCCGCCTGCTCCTGGGAGTGCCGGGCGGGCCTGGCCAGCGTACTGCGCCTCGTACCTGAGGAGGAGTTCGGCGGCCGGGAGCTTCTGGGGGCTCCACAGAACGG TGAGAATGTTGTGGTGCTGGACGGACAATTAAACTGTGACAACACAGCACCATGTTTACTGTACTTGCACTGTGATCCCCATGGATCTGAAGAAATAATTGGTCTTGGCATTGTAAGTGAGGCACGGAACATGGAAGTTTATATAGGAGAAGAATACTATGCAACTGGGAGAGGAGAGAAAGTCTTCACTATCCAAAATGACAG CCAAAATGACCAGGTTACGTTATACAAAAAGTACCTTAAATTGGAGTGCTCCACAGCCTCTTGTAAAATTAAG TTACTGTCCATCAGTGAAAAACAAAGAGTACTAATCAGTAAAATCGTAATAGAAGTGAAATCAGCTTGTACAAAATCTGGGCCAGATCTACCCGTACTAGGATCAGGAATAGATCTAGATAAAGTGCAAACTATAATGGAATCTATGGGATCAAAATTATCACCTGGGGCTCAACAGCTCCTAGATATGGTTCGCACTCAACAGAAG AATGGTCTTCCTTTTGGAGGCAAATTGCAAAATATTTTGGGGAGACAAGGATTTGTGCATGGAAACAATCATACCATTGATGGATTGTACAAGGCTGTTAATTTTGGAAGAGTAGACCATTTACCCAGTGCACTCACTCCTCTTAAACCTGGTTCAGCAAGTGGAACAGTTCTAGAAGACTTAAAAATGTACTCTGATATGAACAAGCAGATACCGAGCACAGAGACTATTTCTGAGCTTCCAGGACTTCATACTCCACAACATAGTGTTGTTCTTCCTCAAAAAGACTTTAAAGATTTGGTGTCTTCATTTCTACAAGAGCAAGCAAATGAAAACCCAAATACCCCCAGTTCCACACTGCTGCTTCCTTTTCTTCAAACTGTATGTGGTCAAGTAAACAGTCTACGAATAGATGAAAAGAACAAAAACTACGAGAACAATTCTGTATCTGAGGATGGTGAGATTTCAACTGTTGG TGTGGAACAACAGCCTATTTGCCTATACTTAGAAAAGATAATCTCCAAAAACATGGAACAGATGGAAAAGAGATTAATGGACTACATAGATCTGCGTATGAAAAAACTTCAGGAACGTCTTGATATTAAAATTTCTGCAATAATGGATTTGGCCCAGAATTCCAAAAATGCTTCTTAA
- the C3H10orf88 gene encoding ATPase PAAT isoform X1 produces MAGSGGLMLAPPEGDAPVAGEALVGSPRISAACSWECRAGLASVLRLVPEEEFGGRELLGAPQNGENVVVLDGQLNCDNTAPCLLYLHCDPHGSEEIIGLGIVSEARNMEVYIGEEYYATGRGEKVFTIQNDRIQHAEMGYDWEVKWMLSTSMQDPSKLHKLLRQNDQVTLYKKYLKLECSTASCKIKLLSISEKQRVLISKIVIEVKSACTKSGPDLPVLGSGIDLDKVQTIMESMGSKLSPGAQQLLDMVRTQQKNGLPFGGKLQNILGRQGFVHGNNHTIDGLYKAVNFGRVDHLPSALTPLKPGSASGTVLEDLKMYSDMNKQIPSTETISELPGLHTPQHSVVLPQKDFKDLVSSFLQEQANENPNTPSSTLLLPFLQTVCGQVNSLRIDEKNKNYENNSVSEDGEISTVGVEQQPICLYLEKIISKNMEQMEKRLMDYIDLRMKKLQERLDIKISAIMDLAQNSKNAS; encoded by the exons ATGGCGGGCAGCGGCGGCCTGATGTTGGCCCCGCCAGAGGGAGACGCGCCTGTGGCGGGTGAGGCCCTGGTCGGCAGCCCGCGGATCTCCGCCGCCTGCTCCTGGGAGTGCCGGGCGGGCCTGGCCAGCGTACTGCGCCTCGTACCTGAGGAGGAGTTCGGCGGCCGGGAGCTTCTGGGGGCTCCACAGAACGG TGAGAATGTTGTGGTGCTGGACGGACAATTAAACTGTGACAACACAGCACCATGTTTACTGTACTTGCACTGTGATCCCCATGGATCTGAAGAAATAATTGGTCTTGGCATTGTAAGTGAGGCACGGAACATGGAAGTTTATATAGGAGAAGAATACTATGCAACTGGGAGAGGAGAGAAAGTCTTCACTATCCAAAATGACAG GATTCAACATGCTGAGATGGGATATGACTGGGAGGTAAAATGGATGCTTTCCACATCTATGCAGGATCCCAGCAAGCTACATAAATTACTCCG CCAAAATGACCAGGTTACGTTATACAAAAAGTACCTTAAATTGGAGTGCTCCACAGCCTCTTGTAAAATTAAG TTACTGTCCATCAGTGAAAAACAAAGAGTACTAATCAGTAAAATCGTAATAGAAGTGAAATCAGCTTGTACAAAATCTGGGCCAGATCTACCCGTACTAGGATCAGGAATAGATCTAGATAAAGTGCAAACTATAATGGAATCTATGGGATCAAAATTATCACCTGGGGCTCAACAGCTCCTAGATATGGTTCGCACTCAACAGAAG AATGGTCTTCCTTTTGGAGGCAAATTGCAAAATATTTTGGGGAGACAAGGATTTGTGCATGGAAACAATCATACCATTGATGGATTGTACAAGGCTGTTAATTTTGGAAGAGTAGACCATTTACCCAGTGCACTCACTCCTCTTAAACCTGGTTCAGCAAGTGGAACAGTTCTAGAAGACTTAAAAATGTACTCTGATATGAACAAGCAGATACCGAGCACAGAGACTATTTCTGAGCTTCCAGGACTTCATACTCCACAACATAGTGTTGTTCTTCCTCAAAAAGACTTTAAAGATTTGGTGTCTTCATTTCTACAAGAGCAAGCAAATGAAAACCCAAATACCCCCAGTTCCACACTGCTGCTTCCTTTTCTTCAAACTGTATGTGGTCAAGTAAACAGTCTACGAATAGATGAAAAGAACAAAAACTACGAGAACAATTCTGTATCTGAGGATGGTGAGATTTCAACTGTTGG TGTGGAACAACAGCCTATTTGCCTATACTTAGAAAAGATAATCTCCAAAAACATGGAACAGATGGAAAAGAGATTAATGGACTACATAGATCTGCGTATGAAAAAACTTCAGGAACGTCTTGATATTAAAATTTCTGCAATAATGGATTTGGCCCAGAATTCCAAAAATGCTTCTTAA